In Rhizobium jaguaris, a single window of DNA contains:
- a CDS encoding AtpZ/AtpI family protein, with translation MTLPPDPKAGDGLAKAARRAAEREKQGNANPEPSLGARLGQIGILGWTIVVPTLVALALGRWLDRIFATGIFFTAPLIMIGAIFGFWSAWKWMHRS, from the coding sequence GTGACCCTCCCTCCCGACCCGAAAGCCGGTGACGGGCTGGCAAAGGCAGCCAGGCGTGCCGCCGAACGTGAAAAACAGGGCAATGCCAATCCCGAGCCGTCGCTTGGTGCGCGTCTTGGCCAGATCGGCATTCTCGGCTGGACGATCGTCGTTCCGACCTTGGTCGCGCTCGCCCTCGGCCGCTGGCTGGATCGCATTTTTGCCACCGGCATCTTCTTTACCGCGCCGTTGATCATGATTGGCGCGATCTTTGGTTTCTGGTCCGCGTGGAAATGGATGCATCGCTCATGA
- a CDS encoding CBS domain-containing protein, translating into MLIQAIMTAPAITVGPKTPVAEAAKIMLDHRISGLPVVDAKGKLVGIVSEGDFLRRGELRTERKRSWLLEFFASPGKIADEYVRSHGRSVDQVMTPDVRTISADSSVNEAVDMMEEYGIKRLPVVSEGKVTGIVCRSDLLRALTRFLPTQATLAKDEEIQDAIVAELARQSWSRNGFIKVKVINGVAELSGTIFDERERLAAKVAAENVPGVKYVSDQIAWIDPYLGVAMPAPTESSKPE; encoded by the coding sequence ATGCTCATTCAAGCGATCATGACCGCACCGGCTATCACCGTTGGCCCCAAAACGCCCGTCGCCGAGGCGGCGAAAATCATGCTCGATCATCGCATCAGCGGTCTCCCCGTCGTCGATGCCAAGGGAAAGCTTGTCGGCATTGTCAGTGAAGGCGATTTCCTTCGCCGCGGCGAATTGCGCACCGAACGCAAGCGGTCGTGGCTGCTCGAGTTCTTCGCCAGCCCTGGCAAGATTGCCGATGAATATGTTCGTTCGCATGGCCGGAGCGTCGATCAAGTGATGACGCCGGATGTCCGCACCATCTCGGCTGACAGCTCGGTCAACGAAGCTGTCGACATGATGGAGGAATACGGGATCAAGCGCCTGCCCGTGGTGTCGGAAGGCAAGGTCACCGGGATCGTCTGCCGATCGGATTTGTTGCGGGCCTTGACCCGTTTCCTGCCAACCCAGGCAACACTCGCGAAGGATGAGGAAATCCAGGACGCGATCGTTGCAGAACTGGCGCGACAAAGCTGGAGCAGAAACGGCTTTATCAAGGTTAAAGTCATCAATGGCGTGGCGGAACTGTCCGGAACCATCTTCGACGAGCGCGAACGCCTTGCTGCCAAAGTTGCAGCGGAAAACGTGCCCGGCGTGAAATATGTCTCCGACCAGATCGCATGGATCGACCCATATCTTGGCGTCGCCATGCCGGCTCCGACGGAATCGTCTAAACCGGAGTAA
- a CDS encoding F0F1 ATP synthase subunit alpha — MTMTDSEATNWLARSRDVVAKTKLAPEGQAIGRVEQIADGIARISGLPDARLNELLNFEGGGTGFALTLDADSIGAVLLDESVGIEAGSRVTGTGGVVQVPVGPSLLGRIIDPLGRPLDGGAPVLAEAYHPVERPAPAIIDRDLVSQPVETGILVVDALFALGRGQRELIIGDHATGKTAIAVDTIINQRNSDIVCIYVAIGQRTTAVERVIEAVRQHGAPERCIFIVASSAAPAGMQWIAPFTAMTVAEYFRDRGGHALVVIDDLSKHAATHRELALLTREPPGREAYPGDIFYLHARLLERAAKLSPAFGGGSLTVLPIAETDAGNMSAYIPTNLISITDGQIVLDSRLFAANQRPAVDVGLSVSRIGGKAQHPALRDVAGRIRLDYSQFLELEMFTRFGGMSDGRIKTQIARGERIRALLAQPRFAALRTVDQIALLAALGAGVLDALPLEDIAAMRAGITPFLDTNARDCLDAIAKGGTSDETLRNRLVAAVRSLMETMLRGASPDAGGGS, encoded by the coding sequence ATGACAATGACCGACAGTGAAGCAACGAACTGGCTGGCGCGCAGCCGCGATGTCGTGGCGAAAACCAAACTCGCCCCCGAGGGACAGGCGATTGGTCGTGTCGAACAGATTGCGGACGGCATTGCGCGGATATCAGGTCTTCCCGATGCGCGGTTGAACGAGCTCCTGAATTTCGAGGGCGGCGGTACCGGTTTCGCACTGACGCTCGACGCCGATTCGATCGGTGCAGTCCTGCTTGATGAAAGCGTGGGCATCGAAGCCGGATCACGCGTCACCGGCACGGGCGGCGTGGTGCAAGTGCCGGTAGGCCCGAGTCTGCTCGGCCGGATTATTGATCCGCTTGGCCGTCCACTCGATGGCGGTGCGCCGGTCCTGGCCGAGGCATACCATCCGGTCGAGCGGCCGGCGCCGGCGATCATCGACCGCGACCTCGTCTCCCAGCCGGTCGAAACCGGTATCTTGGTGGTCGACGCTCTTTTTGCGCTCGGCCGCGGCCAGCGCGAACTGATTATCGGCGATCACGCGACCGGCAAGACGGCGATAGCTGTCGATACGATCATCAACCAAAGAAACTCTGACATCGTTTGCATCTACGTTGCCATCGGGCAGCGGACGACGGCGGTAGAGCGGGTCATCGAAGCGGTGCGGCAGCATGGCGCACCTGAACGATGCATTTTCATCGTCGCTTCCTCGGCTGCTCCGGCTGGGATGCAATGGATCGCGCCGTTTACTGCGATGACCGTCGCGGAATATTTTCGCGACCGCGGCGGCCACGCGCTGGTGGTGATCGACGACCTCAGCAAGCATGCTGCAACCCACCGCGAATTGGCGCTGTTGACGCGTGAGCCGCCGGGGCGCGAAGCCTATCCGGGCGATATTTTCTATCTCCATGCCCGCCTGCTCGAGCGCGCAGCCAAGCTCTCTCCAGCGTTCGGCGGCGGTTCATTGACCGTCCTGCCGATCGCGGAAACCGATGCTGGCAACATGTCCGCTTATATTCCGACCAATCTGATCTCGATCACCGACGGTCAGATCGTTCTGGATTCCCGGCTGTTTGCCGCAAATCAGCGACCGGCGGTGGATGTTGGCCTGAGTGTCAGCCGTATCGGCGGCAAGGCGCAGCATCCGGCATTGCGCGATGTTGCGGGACGGATACGCCTCGACTATTCGCAATTCCTCGAGCTTGAGATGTTCACTCGCTTCGGCGGTATGTCCGACGGGCGCATTAAGACGCAGATTGCGCGGGGCGAGCGTATTCGCGCGCTTCTGGCGCAGCCTCGTTTCGCCGCGCTGCGAACGGTCGATCAGATCGCGCTGCTTGCCGCCCTCGGCGCCGGCGTTCTCGATGCTTTACCGCTGGAAGACATTGCTGCCATGCGAGCTGGCATAACGCCATTTCTCGATACGAACGCCCGTGATTGCCTGGATGCCATCGCCAAAGGCGGGACTTCGGATGAAACACTCCGAAATCGCCTGGTTGCGGCCGTGCGGTCGCTGATGGAGACAATGTTGCGGGGAGCATCGCCGGACGCCGGAGGTGGATCATGA
- a CDS encoding F0F1 ATP synthase subunit A, whose translation MKSPLTLEPLFSLGPLPVTEPVVVTWAIMILLAALCFAATRNLTLVPSKTQAVLEMIVEAIDGQIRDTMQVDPRPYRPLIGSIFIYVLIANWSSLVPGIEPPTAHLETDAALALIVFVATIGYGVNARGLRGYLKTFAEPSWVMIPLNVVEQVTRSFSLIVRLFGNVMSGVFVIGIVLSLAGLLLPIPLMALDLLTGAVQAYIFAVLATVFIGAAVGERPQPSPDPQPKEQEIP comes from the coding sequence ATGAAATCGCCACTGACGCTTGAGCCGCTTTTTTCGTTGGGACCCTTGCCGGTCACCGAACCGGTCGTCGTCACCTGGGCGATCATGATCCTGCTTGCCGCGCTGTGTTTCGCAGCAACGCGGAACTTGACGCTCGTCCCGTCCAAAACCCAGGCCGTGTTGGAAATGATTGTCGAAGCGATCGACGGCCAGATCCGCGATACCATGCAGGTTGATCCGCGACCTTATCGCCCGTTGATCGGTTCGATCTTCATCTATGTGCTCATCGCGAACTGGTCGTCTTTGGTTCCCGGCATCGAGCCGCCAACCGCACATCTGGAAACCGACGCAGCCCTGGCGCTGATCGTCTTTGTGGCAACGATCGGCTACGGGGTGAACGCGCGGGGTCTTCGAGGCTATCTCAAGACCTTTGCCGAACCGAGCTGGGTGATGATCCCGCTCAATGTGGTGGAGCAGGTCACCCGCAGCTTTTCGCTGATCGTTCGGCTCTTCGGCAACGTCATGAGCGGCGTTTTTGTAATTGGCATCGTGCTGTCGCTCGCCGGTCTGCTGTTGCCGATTCCTTTGATGGCGCTCGATCTGCTGACCGGTGCCGTTCAGGCCTATATTTTCGCAGTGCTTGCGACCGTCTTCATCGGCGCTGCCGTTGGCGAACGTCCGCAACCCTCCCCCGATCCCCAGCCCAAGGAACAGGAAATCCCATGA
- a CDS encoding F0F1 ATP synthase subunit C produces MNLIGIVSIVAAAIAVSFGAIGPALAEGRAVAAAMDAIARQPEAAGTLSRTLFVGLAMIETMAIYCLVIALLVLFANPFIG; encoded by the coding sequence ATGAATCTTATTGGCATTGTTAGCATTGTTGCAGCCGCCATCGCCGTTTCCTTCGGTGCAATTGGACCGGCATTGGCTGAAGGGCGGGCGGTCGCCGCCGCCATGGACGCCATCGCCCGTCAGCCGGAAGCGGCAGGTACACTGTCGCGAACGCTTTTCGTCGGTCTAGCCATGATCGAAACCATGGCGATCTATTGCCTGGTGATCGCGCTGCTTGTCCTCTTTGCGAATCCATTCATCGGATAG
- a CDS encoding F0F1 ATP synthase subunit epsilon, producing MSPALHLTITTPSAVLADVDAVQSVRAEDEGGSFGILPGHTDFLTVLRASVVRWRDDNGTAHYCALGGGVLTLVDGRRVNIACRQAIIGDDLMVLDADVREMRAALADADRVARVEQTRLHANAVRQLMRYLRPGGAKDIDAFLSKGDAP from the coding sequence ATGAGCCCGGCTCTGCACCTGACGATCACGACGCCGTCGGCTGTTCTGGCTGACGTCGACGCTGTCCAATCTGTCCGCGCCGAAGATGAGGGCGGTAGTTTCGGCATCCTGCCCGGCCACACAGATTTCCTGACGGTGCTGCGGGCTTCCGTCGTCCGGTGGCGCGATGACAATGGCACAGCGCATTATTGCGCGCTGGGTGGCGGTGTTCTGACGCTTGTTGATGGTCGGCGTGTCAACATTGCCTGCCGGCAAGCCATTATTGGCGATGATCTGATGGTGCTGGATGCGGATGTCCGAGAGATGCGTGCGGCTCTTGCCGACGCAGACCGTGTCGCGCGCGTGGAGCAAACGCGCCTGCATGCCAATGCCGTGCGCCAGCTGATGCGCTACCTGCGTCCAGGTGGTGCGAAAGACATCGATGCCTTTCTGTCAAAAGGGGATGCGCCGTGA
- a CDS encoding zinc-dependent alcohol dehydrogenase family protein, translated as MKAMILRQIGTPLAFVERDDPVLGFGELSIKVEACAVCRTDLHVVDGDLKDPKLPLVPGHEIVGVVDAVGEGVDAARLGNRVGVPWLGHTCGTCFYCQTKAENLCDRPQFTGYSRDGGFATHVVADAAFAFDLDENADPVSLAPLLCAGLIGWRSLKKAGDGKRIGLFGFGAAAHILTQICVWQGRDVYAFTRAGDRAAQQFARDLGAVWAGSSEESPPVPLDTAIIFAPVGDLVPTALKAVRKGGVVVCGGIHMSDIPSMPYAVLWGERELVSVANLTREDAAEFFPIASRAAVRTHTTVYPLHQANEAIADLRAGRLIGAAVLVPEAS; from the coding sequence ATGAAAGCGATGATTCTTCGACAGATCGGGACGCCCTTGGCATTTGTCGAGCGCGATGATCCTGTGCTCGGCTTCGGTGAGCTGAGCATAAAGGTCGAAGCCTGCGCCGTCTGCCGCACCGACCTGCACGTCGTGGATGGCGATCTCAAGGACCCCAAACTTCCGCTCGTTCCAGGCCACGAGATCGTCGGTGTTGTCGATGCCGTCGGTGAAGGCGTTGATGCTGCGAGGCTTGGCAACCGCGTCGGCGTTCCGTGGCTTGGTCACACCTGCGGAACATGCTTCTATTGCCAGACGAAGGCGGAGAACCTGTGTGACCGGCCGCAATTCACCGGCTACAGCCGCGACGGTGGTTTTGCCACCCATGTCGTGGCGGACGCAGCCTTTGCCTTTGACCTCGATGAAAATGCCGATCCCGTATCCCTCGCACCGCTTCTATGCGCTGGATTGATTGGCTGGCGCTCGCTCAAAAAGGCCGGCGATGGCAAGCGGATCGGTCTCTTCGGCTTCGGCGCTGCAGCGCACATCCTGACCCAAATCTGCGTTTGGCAAGGCCGGGACGTTTATGCGTTCACGCGAGCCGGCGACCGCGCGGCGCAGCAATTCGCACGCGATCTCGGGGCGGTATGGGCCGGTAGTTCAGAAGAGAGCCCGCCGGTTCCACTCGATACAGCGATCATATTCGCACCTGTGGGCGACTTGGTGCCGACCGCGCTCAAAGCGGTTCGCAAGGGTGGCGTGGTCGTGTGCGGCGGAATTCACATGAGCGATATTCCCTCCATGCCCTATGCTGTTTTGTGGGGCGAACGCGAGCTTGTTTCGGTCGCTAATTTGACACGTGAGGACGCCGCGGAGTTTTTCCCGATAGCCAGCCGCGCCGCGGTGCGAACACATACGACAGTCTATCCGCTCCATCAGGCCAATGAGGCGATCGCCGATCTTCGTGCGGGACGTCTCATCGGAGCGGCGGTATTGGTGCCCGAGGCGAGCTAG
- a CDS encoding F0F1 ATP synthase subunit gamma yields MTERLSDVEARIGSVHQLAAVVTAMRGIAAARSREARHHIDGIRAYSAAIATAIGEALALLPAASPAPIAETASSGHAIVALCAEQGFAGAFNEHVLDAIAQLAGAEPEHRVELLLVGDRGLMIANARSVTVDWSAAMIMHVAQMEDLANRIVEALYDRLQSGRIGYVTIVHAAPETSDGFRVFSKRLVPFDYARFQLVRKDTPPLITLPPQLLVTRLTEEYIFAELCEAVMLSFAAENEARTRAMIAARTNVTNTLDDLVARSRQLRQEEITNEIVELASGTQSQSGR; encoded by the coding sequence ATGACTGAGCGGCTGAGCGACGTCGAGGCACGTATCGGATCGGTACATCAGCTTGCGGCGGTCGTAACTGCCATGCGCGGTATCGCGGCCGCGCGTTCGCGCGAAGCACGTCACCATATCGATGGCATCCGCGCCTATTCGGCGGCGATCGCCACCGCCATCGGCGAAGCTCTCGCTCTGTTACCGGCGGCGTCTCCAGCGCCCATTGCGGAGACTGCGTCGAGCGGCCACGCCATTGTCGCGCTTTGCGCGGAACAAGGTTTCGCCGGCGCCTTCAACGAGCATGTTCTTGATGCGATTGCGCAGCTTGCGGGCGCGGAACCGGAGCACCGTGTGGAGCTGCTGCTTGTCGGCGATCGCGGCTTGATGATCGCTAATGCGCGCTCGGTGACGGTCGATTGGTCGGCCGCGATGATCATGCATGTGGCGCAGATGGAAGATCTCGCCAATCGTATCGTCGAAGCTCTCTACGACCGGCTCCAGTCGGGGCGGATCGGCTATGTGACCATTGTTCACGCCGCACCGGAAACATCAGACGGATTCCGGGTGTTTTCCAAAAGGCTCGTTCCTTTCGACTATGCCCGATTTCAGCTCGTCCGGAAGGACACGCCGCCCCTGATCACCCTGCCGCCGCAACTCCTCGTCACCAGGCTAACGGAAGAATATATCTTTGCTGAACTCTGCGAGGCGGTGATGCTGTCTTTTGCTGCGGAGAACGAGGCCCGCACGCGGGCGATGATCGCAGCGCGCACCAATGTCACCAACACTCTGGACGATTTGGTCGCGCGCTCCCGGCAACTGCGTCAGGAGGAAATTACCAATGAGATCGTCGAACTGGCGAGTGGGACGCAAAGCCAGTCGGGCCGCTGA
- a CDS encoding ATP synthase subunit I encodes MIGIFTYIVHLDLAAKILFGFVLGALLGLLHFGALWWNVQALTGGASAKAVMLHVLRFAVLLVVLYGLAKLGAPVLFAASVGVLVGRGLVLRHVRIIR; translated from the coding sequence ATGATCGGGATTTTTACTTATATCGTTCATTTGGATTTGGCGGCAAAAATCCTTTTCGGGTTTGTGCTCGGCGCGCTGCTCGGCTTACTGCATTTCGGCGCGCTCTGGTGGAACGTCCAGGCTCTGACCGGCGGGGCCTCGGCAAAGGCTGTCATGCTGCATGTCCTGCGTTTCGCCGTTCTTCTCGTCGTTCTCTATGGTCTCGCTAAGCTTGGTGCGCCGGTCCTGTTTGCCGCGTCGGTTGGCGTCCTGGTCGGGCGCGGCCTTGTCTTGAGGCATGTCAGGATCATCAGATGA
- a CDS encoding Crp/Fnr family transcriptional regulator yields the protein MAQKEQTHIRIRAANPWPPEHGQEPTHIVLSAAEQAELARLAEVIVFETEGSQITPQGQSAGFLYLLADGVVRASHTLNHGDRQVVAFFWPGDLFGLAQAGTYVNSAEAVTSCRVYRFPIRKLEQFLLTHPKIQHSFFIKAIHDIRSTQRQLIVMGRFDVPRRLAIFLLDCSGHELYFDPATQILSIPMTRYDIADYIGTSAESVTRAMNTLESKGLIQRLAARAVELKRADLKAFADVE from the coding sequence ATGGCACAGAAGGAACAAACTCATATCCGGATTCGGGCGGCTAATCCCTGGCCTCCCGAACATGGTCAAGAGCCGACGCATATCGTTTTGTCGGCGGCGGAGCAGGCCGAGCTCGCACGCCTCGCGGAGGTCATCGTCTTCGAGACGGAAGGATCGCAGATCACCCCACAGGGGCAATCAGCAGGTTTCCTTTACCTGCTGGCCGATGGAGTGGTCCGGGCGAGCCACACTCTAAATCACGGTGATCGGCAGGTGGTGGCCTTCTTTTGGCCCGGAGATCTGTTCGGTCTTGCCCAAGCGGGAACCTATGTCAATTCTGCCGAGGCAGTCACATCATGCAGGGTCTATCGGTTTCCGATCCGCAAGCTCGAGCAATTCCTTCTCACCCATCCGAAGATTCAGCACAGCTTCTTCATCAAGGCCATTCACGACATCCGCAGCACCCAACGTCAACTTATCGTCATGGGAAGGTTTGATGTCCCGAGAAGGCTAGCAATCTTCCTTCTCGACTGTTCTGGTCACGAGCTCTACTTCGATCCTGCAACCCAAATTCTTTCAATTCCGATGACGAGATATGACATCGCCGATTATATCGGAACGTCAGCCGAGTCGGTCACGCGAGCGATGAATACGCTTGAAAGCAAGGGTCTCATTCAACGGTTGGCCGCACGCGCGGTCGAACTCAAGAGAGCGGATTTGAAGGCTTTTGCCGATGTGGAGTGA
- a CDS encoding ABC transporter transmembrane domain-containing protein, translating into MPQKLYSFVFRASGWHQLGTAVLSILLFLAGTVPLDIQRRIVNAATEGGSYRTIAILVLVYIALALAEGMLKLVLNIYRSWIGEAAVRWLRLQVFEASRMQQTEIDASTTEGVQLSIVLAEAEPVGGFVGTSISEPLLQIGILTAVCGYLVYLQPLMAIIVATVFLPQTGFVPPMQAAINRRVQKRIGIMRNISEEIVQSGRAVDADGSQAGRIQDVFRINMSIYKIKFTMNFMMNLMTQMGYVGIFALGGYYVVTGKTEIGTVVAFVSGLSKINDPWGDLVNWYRDLKVTQVKYDLIHKSAEIGAIATSGREAIS; encoded by the coding sequence TTGCCGCAAAAACTATACAGTTTCGTCTTTCGGGCCTCGGGATGGCACCAACTGGGCACCGCGGTTTTATCGATATTGCTCTTCCTCGCCGGCACAGTCCCGCTGGACATTCAGCGGCGGATTGTGAATGCGGCGACCGAGGGCGGCTCTTATCGCACGATCGCCATTCTGGTCCTGGTATATATCGCATTGGCACTTGCCGAGGGGATGTTGAAGCTTGTGCTCAACATCTATCGCAGTTGGATCGGGGAAGCCGCGGTACGCTGGCTGCGCCTGCAGGTGTTCGAAGCGTCCCGCATGCAACAGACGGAGATCGATGCGTCCACAACGGAAGGAGTGCAGCTCTCCATCGTCCTGGCCGAAGCCGAACCAGTGGGCGGCTTTGTGGGAACGAGCATATCGGAACCGTTGCTGCAAATAGGTATATTGACGGCAGTTTGCGGCTATCTCGTCTATCTACAGCCGCTCATGGCCATTATCGTGGCTACGGTCTTTCTCCCCCAAACTGGCTTCGTCCCCCCTATGCAGGCGGCGATCAATAGGCGCGTCCAGAAAAGGATCGGCATTATGCGCAACATCAGCGAGGAGATAGTTCAGTCGGGACGCGCAGTCGATGCAGACGGCTCGCAGGCGGGTCGCATCCAGGATGTTTTCCGGATCAATATGAGCATATACAAGATCAAGTTCACGATGAATTTTATGATGAACCTGATGACGCAGATGGGCTATGTGGGCATCTTCGCCCTAGGCGGCTACTATGTGGTCACCGGGAAAACCGAAATCGGAACGGTGGTCGCCTTCGTGTCGGGTTTGTCCAAAATAAACGACCCCTGGGGCGACCTCGTCAATTGGTATCGTGATCTGAAAGTGACACAGGTAAAATACGATCTGATTCACAAATCCGCAGAAATCGGAGCCATTGCCACCAGTGGCCGCGAAGCCATCAGCTAG
- a CDS encoding F0F1 ATP synthase subunit delta, giving the protein MHIDWWTLGLQTVNVLVLIWLLKRFLLQPVTAMIETRQQAIKQLLDEADAAKRRAVGERNEAAAEVARLAASRGDALKAVAAEAETAKAALLADAHAEAERLRAEAAVAREQARQSAAAAYAVEANGLAIEITRKLFDRLPDEARITGFIDGIAEAVAALPAESRAALGTVLPLRAARELKADEIQLCSKKLSETLGRAVEVHVVVDPNLIAGLEIDTPYARIRNSFRADLDRIATELTRHDNDRQ; this is encoded by the coding sequence ATGCACATCGACTGGTGGACACTTGGGCTGCAGACGGTCAACGTCCTCGTCCTCATCTGGCTGTTGAAGCGCTTTCTGTTGCAGCCTGTTACGGCGATGATCGAAACGCGGCAGCAGGCGATCAAACAGCTGCTTGACGAGGCTGATGCGGCAAAGCGGCGGGCAGTTGGTGAGCGCAATGAGGCGGCGGCGGAGGTTGCACGGCTCGCAGCCTCCCGCGGCGACGCCCTGAAGGCGGTTGCCGCTGAAGCGGAGACGGCAAAGGCGGCCTTGCTTGCCGACGCTCATGCCGAGGCAGAACGGCTTCGCGCCGAAGCTGCCGTGGCACGCGAACAGGCGCGGCAAAGTGCGGCGGCCGCCTATGCCGTCGAGGCTAATGGTCTCGCCATCGAGATCACCAGGAAATTGTTCGATCGTTTGCCCGATGAAGCGCGAATAACCGGGTTCATAGACGGAATAGCGGAAGCCGTCGCAGCTCTACCGGCAGAAAGCCGTGCAGCGCTCGGAACTGTCCTTCCGTTGAGGGCCGCGCGCGAGCTCAAGGCGGACGAGATACAACTATGCAGCAAGAAACTGAGCGAGACCTTGGGGCGAGCCGTCGAAGTCCACGTCGTCGTCGATCCAAACCTCATCGCCGGCCTGGAGATCGACACGCCCTACGCGCGCATCCGCAACAGCTTTCGGGCTGATCTCGACCGTATCGCCACGGAGTTGACCCGTCATGACAATGACCGACAGTGA